The Phycisphaerae bacterium genome includes a region encoding these proteins:
- a CDS encoding thiamine phosphate synthase encodes MREPLMFDPAVCRMLDANFNRAREALRVMEDFARFVLDDASLSAAMKDARHELAAIFPRDLTSAITICRDTVGDVGTTVAGSGEYLRTNSADVAVAAGKRLTEALRVIEEYAKTIEPEFARRVEALRYRTYDLDRRLAVTHRARARFGTARLYVILTEAYCAGDWWTVAQNLVRAGVDVLQLREKNLADAELLARARRLAALCRDHGTIFIVNDRPDIAVLSQADGVHLGQDDLAVADARRVLHPHMVLGRSTHTPGQVDRAILEAPDYIAVGPMFATATKPQDHIAGPPLLVHAVGRTGLPVVAIGGIDPSNAGAVLSAGACCLCVCGAVLGAPDPAAVLATLRGRIAEMAPSATSA; translated from the coding sequence ATGCGAGAACCGCTCATGTTCGATCCGGCCGTGTGCCGCATGCTTGATGCCAATTTCAACCGCGCCCGCGAGGCCCTTCGTGTCATGGAAGACTTCGCACGCTTCGTCCTCGATGACGCCTCCCTCAGCGCGGCCATGAAAGACGCTCGCCACGAATTGGCCGCCATCTTTCCCCGCGATCTGACGTCGGCGATCACCATCTGCCGCGACACGGTCGGCGACGTCGGTACGACTGTCGCGGGATCCGGGGAGTATCTGCGCACCAACAGTGCCGACGTGGCCGTTGCCGCAGGCAAGCGCCTCACTGAAGCACTCCGCGTCATCGAGGAATACGCCAAGACGATCGAGCCCGAATTCGCCCGCCGCGTCGAGGCGCTCCGCTACCGGACTTACGATCTGGATCGTCGTCTGGCCGTGACCCATCGCGCCCGGGCGCGATTCGGCACCGCGCGCCTCTACGTGATCCTGACTGAGGCGTATTGTGCCGGCGATTGGTGGACCGTCGCGCAGAATCTCGTTCGGGCGGGCGTCGACGTCCTCCAGTTGCGTGAAAAAAACCTCGCGGACGCGGAGCTCCTTGCCCGTGCTCGCCGACTCGCCGCCCTGTGCCGCGACCACGGGACGATCTTCATCGTCAACGACCGGCCGGATATCGCCGTTCTTTCCCAGGCCGATGGCGTGCACCTCGGCCAGGACGATCTCGCCGTCGCCGATGCCCGCCGGGTGTTGCATCCTCACATGGTCCTCGGCCGGAGCACGCACACGCCGGGGCAGGTCGACCGCGCCATCCTCGAAGCGCCCGACTACATCGCCGTCGGGCCGATGTTCGCCACGGCGACAAAACCGCAGGATCACATCGCGGGTCCGCCGCTTCTGGTGCATGCCGTCGGGCGAACGGGACTCCCCGTCGTGGCCATCGGCGGAATCGACCCGTCCAACGCCGGGGCGGTGCTCTCCGCCGGAGCATGCTGTCTCTGCGTTTGCGGCGCCGTGCTCGGCGCGCCAGACCCGGCCGCCGTCCTCGCCACCCTGCGCGGGCGAATCGCGGAGATGGCTCCTTCTGCGACGTCCGCATAG
- a CDS encoding serine protein kinase codes for MTSANDLLALVGEHVSADRFREQHWEGTFEEYLDLVTRNPRVARNAFQRVYDMIMHFGFERYMWMREELVRYNFFADPIDHGADAIFGLDRPLMNLVDFFKSAAHGYGTERRILLLHGPVGSSKSTIARLLKKGLEYYSRLEEGALYTFTWHVEDDQGRPLTFRCPMHEEPLKLIPVEARKAVLKQINENAEEGRQVRIEGALDPFCRRMFEDLLVKYDGDWRQVLQHVRVRRLILSEKDRVGIGTFQPKDEKNQDSTELTGDINYRKIAEYGSDSDPRAFNFDGELNIANRGVCEFIEVLKLDVAFLYDLLGASQEHVIKPKKFAQTHIDEVIIGHTNEPEYKKLQSNELMEAFRDRTIKIDVPYNTRLDNEIAIYEKDFNKERIRGIHIAPHTIEMAAMWAVLTRIEEPKKAGLTLMQKLKLYNGKSIPNFTEDSVRELRDEAPREGMQGISPRYIQDKLSNSLVSDQAIREKCINPFMLMNELENGLSHHSLMTDEEQRTRCKELLGMVREEYEDVLKSEVQRAISADEDAITRLCGNYIENVRAYTQHEKVRNKYTGRDEPPDERLMRSIEEKIDIPDSRKDDFRQEIMNYIGALSLDGKKFEYHTNARLHKALELKLFEDQRDTIKLKNVVSGVVDDETQAKIDVVKQRLIKYFGYNETSATDVLNYVASIFARGDTKDKE; via the coding sequence ATGACCAGTGCCAACGATCTCCTCGCCCTCGTCGGCGAGCATGTCAGCGCTGACCGCTTCCGCGAGCAGCATTGGGAAGGAACCTTCGAGGAGTACCTGGACCTCGTCACGCGCAATCCGCGCGTCGCCCGGAACGCCTTCCAGCGCGTCTACGACATGATCATGCACTTCGGCTTCGAGCGCTACATGTGGATGCGCGAGGAGCTCGTCCGATACAATTTCTTCGCGGACCCCATCGACCACGGGGCCGACGCCATCTTCGGCCTCGACCGTCCGCTCATGAACCTCGTGGACTTCTTCAAGTCCGCCGCCCATGGCTACGGTACGGAGCGTCGCATCCTCCTGCTCCACGGCCCCGTGGGCTCCTCCAAGAGCACCATTGCCCGACTGCTCAAGAAAGGTCTGGAGTATTACTCCCGCCTGGAGGAAGGCGCCCTCTACACCTTCACCTGGCACGTGGAGGATGACCAGGGTCGCCCCCTCACCTTCCGCTGCCCCATGCACGAGGAGCCGCTCAAGCTCATCCCCGTGGAAGCGCGCAAGGCCGTGCTCAAGCAGATCAATGAGAACGCGGAGGAAGGACGCCAGGTCCGCATCGAAGGCGCCCTCGACCCCTTCTGCCGCCGGATGTTCGAGGACCTGCTGGTCAAGTATGACGGCGACTGGCGGCAGGTGCTCCAGCACGTCCGCGTCCGCCGCCTCATCCTCAGCGAGAAGGACCGCGTGGGCATCGGCACGTTCCAGCCCAAGGACGAGAAGAACCAGGACTCCACCGAGCTTACCGGCGACATCAACTACCGCAAGATCGCCGAGTACGGCAGCGACAGCGATCCGCGGGCCTTCAACTTCGACGGCGAGCTCAACATCGCCAACCGCGGCGTCTGCGAGTTCATCGAGGTCCTCAAGCTCGACGTGGCCTTCCTCTACGATCTGCTGGGCGCGTCGCAGGAGCACGTGATCAAGCCCAAGAAGTTCGCCCAGACCCACATCGACGAGGTCATTATCGGGCACACCAACGAGCCGGAGTACAAGAAGCTCCAGAGCAACGAACTCATGGAAGCCTTCCGCGACCGCACCATCAAGATCGACGTGCCCTACAACACCCGGCTCGACAATGAGATTGCCATCTATGAAAAGGACTTCAACAAGGAGCGCATCCGCGGCATCCACATCGCCCCGCACACCATCGAGATGGCGGCCATGTGGGCGGTGCTCACCCGCATCGAGGAGCCCAAGAAAGCCGGCCTGACGCTCATGCAGAAGCTCAAGCTGTACAACGGCAAGAGCATCCCCAACTTCACCGAGGACTCCGTCCGCGAGCTGCGCGACGAAGCCCCGCGCGAGGGCATGCAGGGCATCAGCCCGCGTTACATCCAGGACAAACTGTCGAACTCGCTGGTCAGCGACCAGGCCATCCGCGAAAAGTGCATCAACCCGTTCATGCTCATGAACGAGCTGGAAAACGGCCTCTCGCACCACAGCCTGATGACCGACGAGGAACAGCGCACGCGCTGCAAGGAACTGCTGGGCATGGTTCGCGAGGAGTACGAGGACGTTCTCAAGAGTGAGGTCCAGCGGGCCATCAGCGCCGACGAGGACGCCATCACCCGCCTCTGCGGCAACTACATCGAGAACGTCCGCGCCTACACCCAGCACGAGAAGGTGCGCAACAAGTACACCGGCCGGGACGAACCGCCCGACGAGCGGCTCATGCGCTCCATCGAGGAGAAGATCGATATCCCCGACAGCCGCAAGGACGATTTCCGTCAGGAAATCATGAACTACATCGGCGCCCTTTCGCTCGATGGCAAGAAGTTCGAATACCACACGAACGCCCGGCTGCACAAGGCCCTCGAGCTCAAGTTGTTCGAAGATCAGCGCGACACGATCAAATTGAAGAACGTGGTCTCTGGCGTGGTCGACGATGAGACCCAGGCCAAGATCGACGTGGTCAAGCAGCGACTCATCAAGTACTTCGGGTACAATGAGACCAGCGCCACCGACGTCCTCAACTACGTGGCCAGCATTTTCGCCCGCGGCGACACGAAGGATAAGGAGTAG
- a CDS encoding four helix bundle protein, with translation MRSYRDLVAWQKAIHLCKLVYRISSEFPDRERFGLTAQIRRAAVSIPSNIAEGYGRRRTQDYLRFLDVARGSLCEVETQAVLAHELEMIGVELAREVDLAATELHRVLFGLSESIRNSSEK, from the coding sequence ATTCGTTCATACCGGGACTTGGTCGCCTGGCAGAAGGCAATACACTTGTGCAAGTTGGTGTATCGGATCTCCTCTGAGTTTCCCGATCGGGAACGGTTCGGCTTGACCGCCCAGATTCGCCGGGCCGCCGTTTCGATTCCTTCAAACATTGCCGAAGGCTACGGTCGCAGACGTACGCAGGACTATTTGCGTTTCCTTGATGTGGCCCGCGGTTCCCTTTGTGAAGTTGAGACCCAGGCAGTGCTTGCGCACGAACTGGAAATGATCGGCGTTGAGCTCGCAAGAGAAGTTGATTTGGCGGCGACTGAGCTTCATCGCGTTCTGTTCGGGCTTTCGGAGTCCATACGGAATTCCTCAGAAAAGTAA
- a CDS encoding DUF444 family protein, which yields MILQINTDHQRFRKIVKGKIRDDLRKFLTRGELLGREGKKLISIPVKGIDTPHFRYGDNNDAGVGKGEGKPGDGVDGEGGVGPGGEGEGRHILEVDISLDELADILGEELKLPRIKPRGKHRITAERDRYTGIRQAGPESLRHFKRTFRRALRRQIMSGLYDPETPRIIFERRDKIYRSWRTVLSPQSNALIIYMMDVSGSMGDEQKELVRLEAFWIDAWLRRNYQGIESRYIVHDVRAGEVDRETFFRIREDGGTRISSAFRLAKDVIDRHYSPLDWNIYLFHFSDGDNSSESDSRECCALLREHLLPSLNLFGYCQVASAYGTGNFINVVHEQLRDLEAVITSRVNNKDDIYDSIKTFFSPGR from the coding sequence ATGATCCTCCAGATCAACACCGACCATCAGCGCTTCCGCAAGATCGTCAAGGGTAAGATCCGTGACGACCTGCGGAAGTTCCTCACCCGCGGGGAGCTGCTCGGTCGCGAGGGCAAGAAGCTCATCAGCATTCCCGTCAAGGGCATCGACACCCCGCATTTCCGCTACGGCGACAACAACGACGCGGGCGTCGGCAAGGGTGAAGGCAAGCCCGGCGACGGTGTCGACGGCGAGGGCGGCGTCGGCCCCGGCGGCGAGGGCGAAGGCCGCCACATCCTCGAGGTCGATATCAGCCTCGACGAACTGGCCGACATCCTCGGCGAGGAGCTCAAGCTCCCCCGCATCAAGCCCCGCGGCAAACACCGCATCACCGCCGAGCGCGACCGCTACACGGGCATCCGCCAGGCCGGGCCCGAGTCCCTCCGCCACTTCAAGCGCACGTTTCGGCGCGCCCTCCGCCGCCAGATCATGTCAGGTCTTTACGACCCCGAGACGCCGCGGATCATCTTTGAGCGCCGCGACAAGATCTATCGGAGCTGGCGCACCGTCCTCAGCCCGCAGTCCAACGCCCTCATCATTTACATGATGGACGTCTCCGGCTCCATGGGCGACGAGCAGAAGGAGCTCGTGCGTCTGGAGGCCTTTTGGATCGACGCCTGGCTCCGCCGCAACTACCAGGGCATCGAGAGCCGCTACATCGTTCACGATGTCCGCGCCGGCGAGGTCGATCGTGAGACCTTCTTCCGCATCCGTGAGGATGGCGGTACGCGCATCAGCAGCGCTTTCCGCCTGGCCAAGGATGTCATCGATCGTCACTACTCCCCGCTGGACTGGAACATCTACCTGTTCCACTTCTCCGACGGCGACAACAGCAGCGAGTCCGACAGCCGCGAGTGCTGCGCCCTCCTGCGCGAGCACCTGCTGCCGTCACTCAACCTTTTCGGATACTGCCAGGTAGCCAGCGCCTACGGCACGGGCAACTTCATCAACGTCGTGCACGAGCAGCTTCGCGACCTCGAGGCCGTCATCACCAGTCGGGTGAACAATAAGGACGACATTTACGACAGCATCAAGACCTTTTTCTCCCCCGGACGATAG
- a CDS encoding SpoVR family protein: MNRTLPREIAEQAEIIAEYARREGLDFYPTIFEMLSSEEMSQVAAYGGFPQRYPHWRFGMEYEKLRKQHRYGLGRIYEMVINNDPCYAYLLNDNMMVDHKTVIAHVYAHCDFFKNNYWFSRTNRRMIDEMANHATRVRRYMERHGVEKVERLIDTYLALDNLIDPHSVFMRREPDRTEVRRKREEQSKKPEKVETATRFPAKSYMDRYINPPERLAREREVEQQKEEKTRTSFPESPRRDVLGFLLKYAPLQDWEADVLSIIREEAYYFAPQGQTKILNEGWASYWHSTIMTRYVLSDAELIDYCEHHSGTLATSPGRLNPYKVGIELLRDVERRWNTGRYGPEYDACDDMQTRREWGKDREPKGRVVGKDSPGRQKIYEVRALYNDVTFLDEFLTPEFAEDQKLYHYRYDPSTGKMVVVNRDFDKIKQQMLFMLSNHAQPYIYVMDANYRNRGELYLAHKHIGADLDIKYAVATLKEVQRVWRRPCHLLARIDDEPILFTADGEKSTQQKVDDKTEPAANEFE, from the coding sequence ATGAACCGCACCTTGCCCAGGGAGATCGCCGAACAGGCCGAAATCATCGCCGAGTACGCTCGGCGGGAAGGCCTCGATTTCTATCCCACCATTTTCGAGATGCTCAGCTCCGAGGAGATGTCCCAGGTCGCGGCCTACGGCGGATTTCCCCAGCGCTACCCCCACTGGCGCTTCGGAATGGAGTACGAAAAACTCCGCAAGCAGCATCGCTACGGCTTGGGTCGCATCTACGAAATGGTCATCAACAACGACCCCTGCTACGCCTATCTGCTCAACGACAACATGATGGTCGATCACAAGACCGTCATCGCCCACGTCTACGCCCACTGCGACTTCTTCAAGAACAACTACTGGTTCAGCCGCACCAACCGCCGCATGATCGACGAGATGGCCAACCACGCCACCCGTGTCCGCCGCTATATGGAACGCCACGGCGTCGAAAAGGTCGAGCGCCTCATCGACACCTACCTCGCCCTGGACAACCTCATCGATCCCCACTCCGTCTTCATGCGCCGCGAGCCCGATCGCACCGAGGTCCGCCGCAAGCGCGAGGAGCAGAGCAAGAAACCTGAGAAGGTCGAAACGGCCACGCGCTTTCCGGCCAAGAGCTACATGGACCGCTACATCAACCCGCCGGAGCGCCTCGCCAGGGAGCGCGAGGTCGAGCAGCAGAAAGAAGAGAAGACCCGCACGTCCTTCCCGGAATCACCGCGCCGCGACGTGCTCGGCTTCCTGCTCAAGTACGCCCCGCTCCAGGACTGGGAGGCCGACGTCCTCTCCATCATTCGCGAGGAAGCCTACTACTTCGCCCCCCAGGGCCAGACCAAGATCCTCAACGAAGGCTGGGCCAGCTACTGGCACTCCACCATCATGACCCGCTACGTCCTCAGCGACGCCGAGCTCATCGACTACTGCGAGCACCACTCCGGCACGCTCGCCACTAGCCCCGGCCGGCTCAACCCCTACAAGGTGGGCATCGAGCTGCTCCGCGACGTCGAGCGCCGCTGGAACACCGGCCGCTACGGTCCCGAGTACGACGCCTGCGACGACATGCAGACCCGCCGCGAATGGGGCAAAGACCGCGAGCCGAAAGGCCGCGTGGTCGGCAAGGATTCCCCCGGCCGGCAGAAGATTTACGAAGTCCGCGCGCTGTACAACGACGTGACCTTCCTCGACGAATTCCTCACCCCCGAGTTCGCCGAGGACCAGAAGCTCTACCACTACCGCTACGACCCCAGCACCGGCAAGATGGTCGTGGTCAACCGCGACTTCGACAAGATCAAACAGCAGATGCTCTTCATGCTGAGCAACCACGCCCAGCCGTACATCTACGTCATGGACGCCAACTACCGCAACCGCGGCGAGCTCTACCTCGCCCACAAGCACATCGGCGCCGACCTGGACATCAAGTACGCCGTGGCCACCCTCAAGGAAGTCCAGCGCGTCTGGCGCCGTCCCTGCCACCTGCTGGCCCGCATCGATGACGAGCCCATCCTCTTCACCGCCGACGGCGAGAAATCCACCCAGCAAAAGGTCGACGACAAGACCGAACCGGCCGCAAATGAGTTCGAATAA
- a CDS encoding glutamate--tRNA ligase, producing MSASSQQNVRVRFAPSPTGYLHVGGARTVLFNWLLARQAGGKLVLRIEDTDQNRHVEDSVSKILDDLRWLGMTWDEGPEAGGDFGPYFQSQRLEIYNRYAQKLLEAGKAYYALETPEELAAMREASRTRTGGFRYPRPSPLPTIEQGLAALKAGRPAVVRFMMPGRDIVVRDDILGEVTMPADQLEDFVIVKSDGYPTYHFACVIDDALMEITHVLRGQEHLMNTPRHVALQEAMAFPTPRYAHLPVIFNMDGTKMSKRDKEKALREGRVPPEIEVHDFRASGYLPEALINFLALLGWSAGDDRERYTLEELVEAFRVERIGRTNAKFDREKLLAFNTQWGQTLPAERLGAALRDYAEVNGSPMAEADDALLARIGEACRGFRTLRDVENKVAFLFDADEAIEFDPKAVKKVLEKNEGEGYRVLEALLPELEALGDWSAASVERFMEEVCRKRDVQLGKVAQPVRVAVTGTTISPSIHDTLALLGRERTLKRLRRCIAERQTI from the coding sequence TTGAGCGCTTCGTCGCAACAGAATGTTCGCGTCCGTTTTGCTCCGTCGCCGACGGGGTACCTGCACGTGGGGGGAGCGCGGACGGTGCTCTTCAACTGGCTGCTGGCCCGACAGGCGGGCGGGAAGCTCGTGCTGCGCATCGAGGACACCGATCAGAATCGGCACGTCGAGGACTCGGTGAGCAAGATTCTCGACGATCTGCGCTGGCTGGGCATGACGTGGGACGAGGGGCCGGAGGCGGGCGGGGACTTCGGCCCTTACTTCCAAAGCCAGCGGCTGGAGATCTACAATCGCTACGCGCAGAAGCTGCTGGAAGCGGGGAAAGCGTACTACGCGCTAGAAACACCGGAGGAACTGGCGGCGATGCGCGAGGCATCGCGGACGCGCACGGGGGGATTCCGGTATCCGCGGCCGAGCCCGTTGCCGACGATCGAGCAGGGACTGGCGGCGCTGAAGGCGGGCCGGCCTGCGGTCGTGCGGTTCATGATGCCCGGACGGGACATCGTGGTGCGGGACGACATCCTTGGCGAAGTCACCATGCCGGCGGATCAGCTCGAGGATTTCGTGATCGTCAAGAGCGACGGGTATCCGACGTACCACTTCGCGTGCGTGATCGACGACGCGCTGATGGAAATCACGCACGTGCTGCGCGGGCAGGAGCACCTGATGAATACGCCGCGGCACGTGGCGCTTCAGGAGGCGATGGCATTCCCGACGCCGCGCTACGCGCATTTGCCGGTCATCTTCAACATGGACGGCACAAAGATGAGCAAACGCGATAAGGAGAAGGCGCTGCGCGAGGGTCGGGTTCCGCCGGAGATTGAGGTGCATGATTTCCGGGCGAGCGGGTACCTGCCGGAGGCGCTGATCAACTTTCTGGCGCTGCTGGGGTGGTCGGCCGGGGATGATCGCGAGCGGTATACGTTGGAAGAGCTGGTCGAGGCGTTTCGTGTGGAGCGGATCGGGCGGACGAATGCGAAGTTCGATCGGGAGAAGCTGCTGGCGTTCAACACGCAGTGGGGACAGACGCTGCCGGCGGAACGGTTGGGGGCGGCGCTGCGAGACTACGCGGAGGTGAATGGATCGCCGATGGCCGAGGCGGATGACGCGCTGCTGGCACGCATCGGGGAGGCGTGCCGAGGGTTCCGCACGCTGCGCGACGTGGAGAACAAGGTGGCGTTCCTGTTCGACGCGGATGAGGCGATCGAGTTCGATCCGAAGGCCGTGAAGAAGGTGCTGGAGAAGAACGAGGGTGAGGGGTATCGCGTGCTGGAGGCGCTGCTGCCGGAGCTTGAGGCGCTGGGGGATTGGTCGGCGGCGTCAGTCGAGCGGTTCATGGAGGAGGTCTGCCGGAAGCGCGACGTGCAGCTCGGCAAGGTGGCCCAGCCGGTGCGCGTGGCGGTGACGGGAACGACGATCAGCCCGTCGATCCACGACACGCTGGCGCTGCTGGGGAGGGAGCGGACACTCAAGCGCCTGCGGCGGTGCATCGCCGAACGACAAACCATTTAG
- a CDS encoding CDP-alcohol phosphatidyltransferase family protein, which yields MLRDQRQTERDKRRIERVRRRSRRLRSLAFLPTLITLGNLICGFAAIYFGLRSLYEFGAGLHPGYAPKLPGGMLERLLPSFLSVGAGMVLLGMILDMFDGLVARATRSTTNFGGQLDSLADVVTCGVAPAMLMIAFMTQELAGDAIVPSPISEHLLGRVSWLAAAVYVAFAAVRLARYNVEHAEVDFDPKVFRGLPSPGAAAIVVSLILLQDQLGVTGRHVVAYALPALAVASACLMVSRIPYRRFYRAYLLGRTPVWQLLSIVLLVAVFFSFKAPTLVALALWYGASGPVWMLARKMRTGTTSVKVVASASDEQRRQA from the coding sequence ATGCTTCGGGACCAACGGCAGACCGAGCGGGACAAGCGTCGTATTGAGCGCGTGCGGAGGCGATCGCGGCGGCTGCGCTCGCTGGCGTTTCTTCCGACGCTGATCACGCTGGGGAACCTGATCTGCGGGTTCGCGGCGATCTACTTCGGATTGCGATCGTTGTATGAGTTCGGTGCGGGGTTGCATCCGGGGTACGCGCCGAAACTTCCGGGCGGGATGCTGGAGCGGCTGCTGCCGTCGTTCCTGTCGGTCGGGGCGGGAATGGTCCTGCTGGGGATGATTCTGGACATGTTCGACGGGCTGGTGGCGCGGGCGACGCGAAGCACGACGAACTTCGGCGGGCAGCTCGATTCGCTGGCGGACGTGGTGACATGCGGCGTAGCGCCGGCGATGCTGATGATCGCGTTCATGACGCAGGAGTTGGCGGGTGATGCGATCGTTCCGTCGCCCATCAGCGAACACCTGCTGGGGCGGGTATCGTGGCTGGCGGCGGCGGTGTACGTGGCGTTCGCGGCGGTGCGGCTGGCCCGGTACAACGTGGAGCATGCGGAGGTCGATTTCGATCCGAAGGTGTTTCGCGGGTTGCCGAGTCCGGGGGCGGCGGCGATCGTGGTCTCGCTGATTCTGCTGCAGGATCAGCTCGGGGTAACGGGCCGGCATGTCGTGGCGTATGCGCTGCCGGCGCTGGCGGTGGCGTCGGCGTGCCTGATGGTGAGTCGCATCCCCTACCGGCGGTTCTATCGCGCCTATCTGCTGGGACGGACGCCGGTGTGGCAGCTCCTTTCCATCGTGCTGCTGGTGGCGGTGTTCTTCTCGTTCAAGGCGCCGACGCTGGTGGCGCTGGCGCTGTGGTACGGGGCGAGCGGTCCGGTGTGGATGCTGGCGAGGAAGATGCGGACGGGGACGACGAGTGTCAAGGTGGTGGCATCTGCAAGTGACGAGCAGCGGAGGCAGGCGTAG
- a CDS encoding phosphatidylserine decarboxylase family protein produces the protein MGIAKEGLGLILISGVVLGALALGIGYVHWAPAIVPVVAWLAIVAFFRDPPRAATVVDGEFCAPADGRVTEITEIEDCEGIEGPALRIGIFLSLFDVHINRAPIAGTVRSVAHRPGTFLDARDARSGAQNEAVTLVLEPKGGIPGPVIVRQVAGLVARRIVCRVGVGDGLAAGERFGLIKFGSRTELIIPRRPTTEVLVAIGRQVYAGRTIMVRQAITATESA, from the coding sequence ATGGGAATCGCAAAAGAAGGACTCGGGCTGATTCTGATAAGCGGGGTGGTGCTCGGCGCCTTGGCGCTGGGCATCGGATATGTCCACTGGGCGCCGGCGATCGTGCCGGTGGTTGCGTGGCTGGCGATCGTGGCATTCTTCCGCGACCCGCCGCGAGCGGCGACGGTGGTTGACGGGGAGTTCTGCGCGCCAGCGGACGGCCGGGTGACGGAAATCACCGAGATCGAAGACTGCGAAGGAATCGAAGGGCCGGCGCTGCGGATCGGCATTTTCCTGAGCCTGTTCGATGTGCACATCAACCGGGCGCCGATCGCCGGGACGGTGCGGTCGGTGGCGCACAGGCCGGGGACGTTTCTGGATGCACGCGATGCGCGATCGGGAGCGCAAAACGAAGCGGTAACGCTGGTGCTGGAGCCAAAGGGGGGCATTCCCGGGCCGGTGATCGTGCGGCAGGTGGCGGGGTTGGTGGCGCGGCGGATCGTGTGTCGCGTGGGCGTGGGTGACGGACTGGCGGCCGGGGAGCGGTTCGGGCTGATCAAATTCGGATCGCGGACGGAGTTGATTATTCCGCGGCGGCCAACGACCGAAGTTCTGGTAGCGATCGGTCGGCAGGTATACGCCGGCCGGACCATCATGGTGAGGCAAGCCATCACCGCGACGGAGAGTGCGTAA
- a CDS encoding SRPBCC family protein: MQSTLTSTEGNRVSFHDGRSPGGRGYELRTEQWLPRPLSEVFDFFADAGNLQILTPDWLDFSILTPRPVDMRIGALIDYRLRLRKIPVRWQSEITAWDPPHRFIDEQRRGPYKYWIHEHTFAEKDGGTAVRDHVRYDVPGGALIHRTMVGPDLRRIFRYRQEKLAALFGAK; encoded by the coding sequence ATGCAATCGACCCTGACTTCGACGGAAGGAAACCGAGTGTCTTTTCACGACGGCCGGTCGCCGGGCGGCCGAGGCTACGAATTGCGTACCGAGCAGTGGCTACCGCGCCCCCTGAGCGAGGTGTTCGATTTCTTCGCCGACGCGGGCAACCTCCAGATTCTCACGCCAGACTGGCTCGACTTCTCCATCCTAACACCTCGGCCCGTCGATATGCGAATCGGCGCTCTCATCGATTACAGGCTCCGTCTGCGCAAAATCCCGGTTCGATGGCAGAGCGAGATTACCGCCTGGGACCCGCCGCACCGCTTCATCGATGAGCAGCGCCGCGGTCCCTACAAGTATTGGATCCACGAGCACACCTTCGCCGAGAAGGACGGCGGAACCGCCGTTCGCGACCACGTCCGCTACGACGTCCCCGGCGGCGCCCTCATTCACCGCACGATGGTCGGTCCCGACCTCCGCAGAATCTTCCGCTACCGGCAGGAGAAACTTGCCGCGTTGTTTGGTGCGAAATAG
- a CDS encoding bifunctional 5,10-methylenetetrahydrofolate dehydrogenase/5,10-methenyltetrahydrofolate cyclohydrolase — translation MSYEQSAKIMDGRKLARRVLEEVKAKVERIQAASGAVPCLATVLVGNDPASVMYTRMKRKRCLDVGMTPRRLEFEPSIGTAALVAEVEKLGADPAVHGILVQHPVPAPLDRRAVFEAIAPAKDVDGVTSATLGRVILGMPAFVPCTPAGIMRLLRAYNVPLDGAQAVVLGRSPILGRPMASMLVNAHATVTLCHSRTRNLPGIVRGADVVIAAVGHPRFVQGDWLRPGAVVVDAGYNEGNVGDVDFEAALERVSLITPVPGGVGPMTIAELMDHTADAAAAQLGLIL, via the coding sequence ATGTCTTACGAACAGAGCGCGAAAATCATGGACGGGCGGAAGCTGGCCCGGCGGGTGCTCGAAGAGGTTAAGGCCAAGGTCGAGCGGATCCAGGCTGCCTCGGGCGCGGTGCCGTGTCTGGCGACGGTGCTGGTGGGAAACGACCCGGCGTCGGTCATGTACACGCGGATGAAGCGGAAGCGCTGCCTGGACGTGGGGATGACGCCGCGGCGGCTGGAATTCGAGCCGAGCATCGGGACGGCCGCGCTGGTGGCGGAGGTGGAGAAGCTGGGGGCGGACCCGGCCGTGCACGGCATTCTCGTGCAGCACCCGGTGCCGGCGCCGCTCGATCGGCGGGCGGTGTTCGAGGCGATCGCGCCCGCGAAGGACGTGGATGGTGTCACGTCGGCGACACTGGGGCGGGTGATCCTGGGAATGCCGGCGTTCGTTCCGTGCACGCCGGCGGGGATCATGCGGCTGCTGCGGGCGTACAACGTGCCGCTGGACGGGGCGCAGGCGGTTGTGTTGGGGCGAAGTCCGATCCTGGGCCGGCCGATGGCGTCGATGCTGGTCAACGCCCACGCGACGGTGACGCTCTGCCACTCGAGAACGCGGAACCTGCCGGGCATCGTTCGCGGCGCGGACGTGGTGATCGCGGCGGTGGGACATCCGCGGTTCGTCCAGGGCGACTGGCTGCGGCCGGGCGCGGTGGTGGTCGACGCGGGCTACAACGAAGGCAACGTGGGCGACGTCGATTTCGAAGCGGCGCTGGAGCGGGTGTCGTTGATCACGCCGGTTCCGGGCGGCGTCGGGCCGATGACGATTGCGGAGCTGATGGATCACACCGCAGACGCGGCGGCGGCGCAGTTGGGGCTGATACTCTAG